The sequence TTCTTCTCCCTCTACGCCTCGGCCTCGGGTTGGGACCCGGCCACGGCCCCCGGCGCGGCGCCCGCCGACCGCCCGGTCCTGGACCGCTGGGCTCTCTCGGAGCTGGCCGCGACCGTCCGCGAGGTCGACGAGGCGCTGGAGAAGTTCGACACGCTGCGCGCCGGTCGACGCATCTCCCAGTTCGTCGACGACCTGTCGAACTGGTACGTCCGCCGGTCGCGGCGGCGGTTCTGGGCCGGCGACCCGGACGCCCTGGACACCCTCTACCGCTGCCTCGACGGCGTCACCCGGGCGATGGCGCCGTTCGCGCCGTTCCTGACCGACTGGCTGTGGGCCCGGCTGTTCGCCCACACCCCGGGCTCGCCGGACTCGGTGCACCTGGCCTCCTGGCCCGAGCCGCCGGCCTCCTGGGTCGACGAGGCGCTGTCCGAGCAGATGACGCTGGTCCGCCGGATCGTGGAGCTGGGCCGGGCCGCCAGGGCCGGCAGCGCGGTGCGGACCCGCCAGCCGCTGCCCCGTGCCGTCGTCGGCGGGGCCGCCTTCGAGGGGCTTCCCGCCGAGCTGCGGGCCCAGATCGCCGACGAGCTCAACGTCACGACCGTCGAGGGCGCGACCGCGGACGTCGTGGACGTCTCGGTCAAACCGAACTTCCGGGCGTTGGGCCGCCGGTTCGGCAAGCGGACGCCGGTCGTGGCTGCCGCCGTCGCCACGGCGGGGCTGCCCGTGGACGGCACGCTCACCGTCGTGGTCGAGGGCGAGTCGATCGAGCTGTCCGGCGACGAACTGATCGTCACCGAGACGCCGCGCCAGGGCTGGGCGGTCACCTCCGAGTCCGGCCTGTCGGTCGCCCTCGACCTGGAGATCACCCCGGAGCTGGCCCAGGCCGGCCTCGCCCGCGACGTCGTCCGTGTCCTGCAGGACGCCCGCAAGAGCTCCGGCCTGGAGATCACCGACCGGGTCGACGTCTGGTGGTCGGCCTCCAAGTCCGCGACCGCGCTAGCGCTGCGCGAGCACGCGGCCACGGTCGCCGAGGAGGTCCTGGCCGTCAGCTTCGTCGAGGGAGATCTGCCGGCCGGCACCCACCACACCTCGGACGAGCTGGGCCTCACGTTCGCCCTGGGCAAGGCGGAGCCAGCGGCCAGGTAACGGTGTTCAGCTACGCCAACGAGGCCGGTGCCCGTTCTGCTCAAACGGACACCGGCCTCCGCCGAACGCGACTGACTGTAGGCCAAGGCTCGGGTGCCTAGACGGTGATCAGTGTGAGCCCGGGGTCCAGAACGTGGATGTCTTTCGGGTCCGAGGTGACCACCGGCGCGCCGAGGTCGCGCGCCAGCAATGCGACGTGGCCGTCGACGACGTCGCTCGTTCCCGTGACGGCCAGAAGACGCCCGACCTTCATCGCGACGCTTTCAGTAAGTGGTTCGACTCGGACGGTGTCACTCCGAACGAGCCCGATGACCGCATGCTGGCGAGCCGAGCCACGCCAAACCTGTGCGAGCACCCCGGCCGGGATGTGCGCAAAGAAACCCTTGATGGCCAGCTCGTCGATGATCGTCAGTACTCGGTGGGCCCGACGTTCCAAAGCGATCAAGGCTCCGGAGTCGAGCACGACCGTGGTCACCGCGCGTCCTCGGTCGCATCGTCGTCGTCACTGATGCCGAGCGCCGAACGGGCCCACGAACGCGTCTCGTCGTCGATGCCACCGGCCTCGGCGATCATCTCGTCGATGATCTCGCGGGAGCGAGCCCAGTCGGGCTCTCGGGCGGCCAGCTTGACGAAGTACGCCGAGATCGAGGTGACGTCGCCTGCCTCGACGGCGCGCCGCGCCTTCGCGAGGACCTCTTCCGGAACGCGGATCGTGACGCGCTTCAGGGCCATAGCCCGAGCGTAGGTTGTTCGCGGTGCATCTTCCGTCGCCTCAGGGTGAGCCGGTGGACTGGCCGTGGCTACCGCGGACATGGGCAACCTCCTTCTCTGACGTCCGCCGTCCGCGCCTTCCGGCGGACGAGGCGTGACAAGTGTGGGCCACTGGTGATGACTACGACACTGTCGTAGGCGACAGTAGTCGACCTGCACACATTCGCGCAAATCGTTCGCCCCACCCTCGGGCGCCGGCGTGCGACCGTGACGAGCAGGAGCGAGAGCGGCCAAGGGGCGCGGATCCGCCCCTAACGGGCGTCGGGTTCGCGGTGGGGCAACCGGTGCTTCCGGTCGGGGTCCGGGCAGGAGATTATCTTCAGCGGGTACCTGGGCGATCAGTGACGATCGCGACGGGTGGTCACAGAGCGCCACGATCGGCCGTACTGTTTGGGGGACACCGGCGCGCCCGCGCGCCCGGCTCGCCGTGCCCCCGGGCGCGGCCGGGACGACCGAGACCGCGGTGTGCCCTGGGACGGGCGCCAGACGCGAGGAATGAGGAACTTTCGGTGAAGCTGGCGATGGGCACCCGGGAGGTCTTCGACGCGGAGAGCCTGCTCGAGGAATACCTGGGGCCGCGCAAGCGCGGGCTGCGTTACGCCTACCCGTACTACGACGGCCTGGTCACGAACGGTGACCCCGATCTGCTCTGCACCGGCGACCTGCTCGCCCCCGCCCTGCTCGGCGTCGGGGTGGACGTCGACCGGCTGCACACCCTCACCGCGCTGATGCCGCTGCTGCAGCGGGCGCTGGACAAGCTCCCGCCCGGCATCGAGCTGATCGAGGCCGACGACGTCACCCTCGACCTGGTCGCCGCCCTCTACGACCCGCTGGACGACCCCGACGTCTCCGACCGCGACGTCAAGGGATCGCTCATCGCCAAGGTCCTGCACCGCAAGCGCCCGGCGCTCGTCCCCCTGTTCGACTCGAAGGTCCGGATCTTCTACCAGCACGAGAACTGCGTGCCGGCGGCGCCGAAGGACGGCCGGTCGTGGCGGCAGTACATGGAGCTGCTGGTCCGTGCGATGCAGTTCGACCTGCGCGAGAACGCCGAGGAGTTCCGACGGCTGGCGAACCTGGTCCCGACCGTCGGCCCGGGGGTCAGCTCGCTGCGGATGCTCGACATCGTCGTGTGGATGAGCAGCGCGGTCTGAGCGCAGCGCAGCCCCGGCCGGCCTCGCGTGACTATCCGGACGCCGCCGCCCGTACGAAGTGGTCCGGGCGTCAGGGAGAATGGTCCGGTGCGTAGTTTCGCCGTTCGGGGTCTGACCCGCCGGCACCGGTCCGGGGACACGGTCGTGCTCGCCAACGACCACATCGATCTCGATGTCCCGGCCGGTGAGGTGTTCGGCATCCTGGGCCCGAACGGCGCTGGTAAGACGACGCTGGTACGCCAGCTGATGGGCCTGCTGCGGCCCGACGAGGGCAGCATCGAGCTCTTCGGGCACGACGTCGTCGCCCGGCCGGACCTGCCGGCCCGGCTGGTCGCCTATCTTGGCCAGAGCGACCTCGCCCTGGCCGAGCTGCCGGTCGCGACGGCGGTGGAGACCACCGGGCGGATGCGTGGCCTGTCGAAGACCGCCGCCCGGGCCGAGCGGGACGCGGTGCTCGACGAGCTGGAACTGGTCGGCGTCGCCGGCCGTCCCCTCGGCCGGCTTTCCGGCGGCCAGCGCCGGCTGGCGTGCGTGGCGACGGCGCTCGTCGGCTCCCGGCCCGTGCTGGTGCTCGACGAGCCGACGACCGGTCTCGACACCCGCAGCCGGCGGGCGGTCTGGGCGGCGCTGCGGCGCCGGTGCGACGACGCGGGTGTGACGGTGGTCCTGATCACCCACAACGTGCTGGAGGCGGAGACGGTGCTCGACCGGGTGGCGGTGCTCGACGCCGGTCGGGTGATCGCCTGCGACACCCCGGGCCGGCTGAAGGCGCTCGTCGACGCGGATGTCCGCCTCGAGCTCGCCTGGCGCGAGGAGCCGCCCGCCGCCGACCCGACGGTGTGCTGGCTGGGCGAGGGCGCGACCCGCTCCGGCCGTCGCTGGACCGTCCGGATGTCACCGGAGCGGGCCCGCGAGGCACTCGCCCTGCTCACCACCGGCCCCGCGTTCGCGGCCCTTGACGACTTCAGCCTGGCGACGCCGTCCCTGGAGGACGTCTACCTGTCGCTCGGCGGAACCTCCCGTGACCTGGAGCGGATGTGACCCAGACCTGTCCCGACGGGCCCGGACGGCCGGTCCGGTGACGATCGCCCCCGTCGCCGCCGACGGCACGCCCCCGCCACCGACCACCCCGGCCGCCGCCGTGCCCGCGGCCCCGGCACAGGTCGGCCACACCGTCGTCCCCGCGGTGCCCGGACGTACCTCGTTCCCGGTCGCGTTCGTCGCCGTCTATCGCGGCCAGCTGTCGCGCGGCAAGGTCGCCCGGATGCCGCTGATGTTCGTCGCCGCGTTGCAGTCGGTCGGCATCCTGCTGTTGCTGCGCGGTGTCGTCGACATCGCCGACGTGGCCGTCGCCGCGCAGGCCGTCGCGGGCTGCACGGTGCTCGTCGTCGCCTTCGTCGCGCTCAACCTGCTCGCCCAGCGGTTCGGCGCCCTGCGGGCCGCCGGAGCGCTCGACTACTACCTGACGCTGCCCGTCCCGGGCACGGCCGTCGTGCTCGGTACCGCGGCCTCCTACGCCACGTTCGCCGTTCCCGGCGTCGTCGTCACCGCCGTCACCGGCGCGCTGCTGTTCGACCTGCCGCTCGGCGGCCTGTGGGTGCTCGCCCCGGTCGCGCTGCTCGCCGGCGCGAGTCTCGCCGGGATCGGTGCCGCCGCCGGGCTGCTCGCGCCCCGCCCCGAGCTCGCGACGATCGCCGGCCAGCTTGGCATGAGCATCGTGCTGTTCCTCGGCATCATCCCGTCGAAGCACCTGCCCGGCGTCGGCTGGCTGGTGCGTGACCTGCTGCCGAGCAGCTACGCCGTCGACGCGCTCACCGAGACCTTCCTGCCGTCGGTGCGCTGGGGCGTCGTCGCGCTCGACCTCGGCGTGTGCGCCCTGGTCGCCGTCGTCACCCTGGTCGCCGCGGCGGGGGCCCTGCGCCGGGCCGGCACGGCGTGAGCCGCCGGCACGAGCCCGCCCCGGTCTCCGACGCGGGCGGGGGTACGGGCAGCGGCGGGGCCCCAGACAGCGGGCCTGGCCCGTCGGGCGGGGAGGCCGGCCCCCGGCATGCCGCGCCGGGCCGTTTCCGGGCCCGGTTCCTCCCGGTCGAGCTGCCTGGCGGCGACCTGCGCGCGGGCCTCGTCTTCCTGCTGGGGCTGACGGCCGCCGGGCCCCTGCTCGGGCTGCTGTGGGCCGCCGTGGCGCCCCGGCTGGACGTGGCCGCCGGGATCAGCGGGAGCGAGACGGCGTTCACGGCGCAGGCCGACATCGACGCGACGTTCGGGTTCATCTGCCTGGGCGCCGGCGTCGTCGCCGGCGTCCTGGCCCGCTGGCGGGCCGCGGACGGCGGCTGGCCGGTGCCGGCCGCCCTCGCCGGCGGCGGGTTCGCCGGGTCGCTGCTCGCCGGCTGGATCGGCCACCTCGTCCGCTCGCCCGGCGTGCTGCGCAAGCTGCCGCCGCATGCCCCCGCGTATGTCGCCGGCCTGGTGGACTTCAAGGTTCGCGCGACCGGGCTGTACCTGGTGCTGCCGGTGACGGCGCTGCTGGTCCTGGCGTTCGCCCTCTGGCTGCCGACCGCCCTCGTCCGGCGCGCGAACGTTCCGCCCCCCGGACCCGACGAGCAGCCGGCCCCGGACGAGGCGTTCGCCGCCGCGTCGGCGTTCCGGCCGGCCGCGCTGCCGCCCGCCGAGCTGCCCGGCGACGAGCGGGCCGCCGCCGGGCCGCCGCGGATCGATGCCACGGCGCCGCCCAGCCAGCCGGCCGGCCCGGCATCAGGCGAGCCGGAGTAGGCCGCCGTTCGCTACGGACCGTGTCGACGATCCGCGGCCCGTGATTGCCATCCGTAGCCGGCTGCGTGCCTCCGGTGGGTGTTGAGCGCTGAGTCGGGTCCGGCGTGGTCGCGCTGCGCGGCCGGGCGTCCCGGTGTCCGCCGAGCGACAGCGTCGTGGTCCGAGGTGCGGAAGGCTGACTGGACGCGGACTGTAAGGTTCCACTCAGTCCGGTTCACATCGGATGCCGACGGGTGGGAAATCCAGCGGATTCCCGACCCGGCGCGGACGTCCGAACCACCCGGCGGCTGCGACACCGGCGCCCGGGCCCAGGCCCGTGACCCGGTCGCGGCCAGGCAGACGAGGGCGCGGCGGGGAGGATCAGCGTGGTCACGCAGTTCGGTCGAGGGCAGAAGAGCCAGCTGTCCGCGATCACGCAGGGCACCGACCTTGTCATCGGCATCCAGCTCAACGCCCCGGGCACCAGCTGGGACATCTCCTGCTTCGGCCTGGACGGCAACGACCGGCTCTCCGACGACCGGTACTTCATCTTCTTCAACCAGCCGAAGTCGCCGGAAGGCTCGATCGAGCTGCTCGGCGCCCAGCAGGGCGACACCGCCGCGT is a genomic window of Pseudofrankia inefficax containing:
- a CDS encoding ABC transporter permease gives rise to the protein MTIAPVAADGTPPPPTTPAAAVPAAPAQVGHTVVPAVPGRTSFPVAFVAVYRGQLSRGKVARMPLMFVAALQSVGILLLLRGVVDIADVAVAAQAVAGCTVLVVAFVALNLLAQRFGALRAAGALDYYLTLPVPGTAVVLGTAASYATFAVPGVVVTAVTGALLFDLPLGGLWVLAPVALLAGASLAGIGAAAGLLAPRPELATIAGQLGMSIVLFLGIIPSKHLPGVGWLVRDLLPSSYAVDALTETFLPSVRWGVVALDLGVCALVAVVTLVAAAGALRRAGTA
- a CDS encoding DUF6308 family protein, with product MKLAMGTREVFDAESLLEEYLGPRKRGLRYAYPYYDGLVTNGDPDLLCTGDLLAPALLGVGVDVDRLHTLTALMPLLQRALDKLPPGIELIEADDVTLDLVAALYDPLDDPDVSDRDVKGSLIAKVLHRKRPALVPLFDSKVRIFYQHENCVPAAPKDGRSWRQYMELLVRAMQFDLRENAEEFRRLANLVPTVGPGVSSLRMLDIVVWMSSAV
- a CDS encoding ABC transporter ATP-binding protein, whose protein sequence is MRSFAVRGLTRRHRSGDTVVLANDHIDLDVPAGEVFGILGPNGAGKTTLVRQLMGLLRPDEGSIELFGHDVVARPDLPARLVAYLGQSDLALAELPVATAVETTGRMRGLSKTAARAERDAVLDELELVGVAGRPLGRLSGGQRRLACVATALVGSRPVLVLDEPTTGLDTRSRRAVWAALRRRCDDAGVTVVLITHNVLEAETVLDRVAVLDAGRVIACDTPGRLKALVDADVRLELAWREEPPAADPTVCWLGEGATRSGRRWTVRMSPERAREALALLTTGPAFAALDDFSLATPSLEDVYLSLGGTSRDLERM
- a CDS encoding PIN domain-containing protein codes for the protein MTTVVLDSGALIALERRAHRVLTIIDELAIKGFFAHIPAGVLAQVWRGSARQHAVIGLVRSDTVRVEPLTESVAMKVGRLLAVTGTSDVVDGHVALLARDLGAPVVTSDPKDIHVLDPGLTLITV